The DNA segment CGCGTTTTGTACTAAGAAATCAGGAACACCTTTGTGTCATTCATCCGCTGGATGGCATTATTGTCATCACAAAAGTTCGCTTTCAGGAAGAGATACGTAGTACGAAAGAGGTTCAAATGAAAGAAGAAATCACTATTAAGCCGAAGGAGTTGCAGGTGGGGTTGGCCTTAATCAAAGAATATTCAGGGTCCTTTAATATTGCCGCTTTTAAAAATGATTATTCTAAAGAACTGTTAAAGATTATAAAATCTAAAGCCAAAGGGAAACGCGCGACCGTTAAAAAGATTAAACCTCAAAAGGCGGTTAGTGATGATTTATATGAGCAGTTATTGCAAAGTCTGAATAAGCGGGCATAACCGTAGGGTGTAGCGAAATCTATGTTGCTCTCGTTTAGGGAATTAATACTAAGTAATCTTTGATCGCCACTAACCAAAAATCATGACAAACCAAACAAAATTCTTTTTTATCGCCCTCCTTATCGTTGTTTTAGGATCAGCCTGCACTAAATCTGATCCAGTTACTTATTGTTCAATGCAGATCAAGTATTCCGACATGAACTTTAATGTTGTAGATGCAAGTACAGGGAAAGACTTATTCTTCTCAGATAATCCAAGGTATACCGTGGATCAAATTGCCTTTTTTAAGACAAAAGATAAGCTTTTTAAAGAAGGTTGGAAGCCGCAAGTTATTGGATCCGGTGCACAAAGGTATTTTACAGTCACTATTGGCGCCGAATCTGTAGATACACTCCTGATGAAATTACCGATATCGGGAGGAAATGAGGCTGTAGATGTATTCAGTTTCACCCTTAAGCCATCAAAAGAGCCATGTGAGGCAGCTGTCCTCGATAAAGCAAAATTAAATAACGTTGACATCGTTAAAACGAATGGCAGGCTAATCATTAAAAAAGTACAACCAGTTAATTAATGTCTTAAAAGGTCTGCCTCATTGTATTACAGGAGGTAGATCTTTGATTTTTATTTAAGCGCATCTTTGTACGTCCTTCCAACCGGAAGTTGTTTGCCGTCTTTCAGCACTACAAACTGTGAGTTATGGGATAATATGTGCGTTTTTTGAACGATGTAAGATTTATGAATCCTGACAAAACCAAGCTTTACATTCTTCTCAATGAAATCAGAAAAGCGTTGTAAAACCAGGTACTGTTTATACCTTGTGATGACCTTTAGGTACTCTCCAAATCCCTCGATCCATTGGATCTCGTTCAGGGGTACTTTATTTAACATATAGTCTGATCTGAAGGTCAGGAATTCTTTTTCTACCTCGGGGTCAGTCAGCTTTCTATAGTCAATTGCCTTTTGAACCGCCTTCAGGAAACGTTCTGGAAATACCGGTTTAACCAGATAGTCGATTACATCCAGGTCATATGCCTTCGCTGCATGGGTAGGGTCGGCGGTAATAAAAATGCCTAATTTTCCCTTAGGAATCAGAGCTAACATCTCTGTTCCGGAAAGCCCGGGCATTTCAATGTCCAGGATAAACAACTCCACTTCATCAAGACGACTGTAATTAAGTGCTTCCACTGGATTGAGGAAGCAGGCCAGAAGTTCGATCTCAGGAAGGTCGTCACAATATTTACGAATGAGCTCCAATGCCGGAGACTCATCATCCACATAAATGGCTTTGATTGCGGTCATATTCTGATGGTTAATACAGTGCTGTAATCTACGCCCTTCTGCATAGATTCCAAATTATAGTTCTCCCCATATTGATTGTCCAAAATCATTTTTAATACCTGGAGTCCCGCCCCTCTATAGGATGGGGAATGGTCTGTTGTCTTTTTATCAGCGATAGAATTTGAGATCGAAAACTCAGCTACAGCGTCCTTTAGCGATAATTTAAGCCTGATATAGGCCTTTTCATCTTGCCCTATAACGGAATACTTGACTGCATTTTCGAAAAGAGTAAGGTATATGGTTGGGGGGATTTCTACGACACTAAAAAGCTCATTCGCTTCAAAGTCAAGCTCCATATCCAGTTTGTTTTTACTTTTTAACTGGTAAAGGGTAGCCAATGCGGTAATCATTTGAATTTCCCGTTCTATGGGGATCGTTTTTTTCTCCACTTCATAGGTCGTGTATTGCATTAAGAGGCTGAGCTGTTTGATCAGGTTTGCCGAAACGCTATCCGTTGCATAGCTGTAAGAATAAATGTTGTTTAGCGTATTGAAGAGGAAATGCGGGTTAATCTTTGATTTTACCAGTTCCAGATCTGCTTCTTTTTTCCTGATCAGGAGTTCCACAAGTTCCTGTTCCACGATCAGTTTATACCTGGAGATACTTTGCATGGAAGGAACGAGTATAATGATGAGCTGCGTGAGGTAGATCATGAAAATGTATTTTCCCTCTGCTGCCACCCCATTGTCGAAAAGTTCAGGTTCAAGCAGGATTCTGATCAGACTGGAGATCACAAAAACACCAGCTGTGTACAACACATATTCCCCATATCTTTTAGTCTGGTAGTATTGAGGAACGAGCCTTTTGAAGCATAAAAGGTACAGCGGGATATTGATAACCAGCATAAACAGCAACCGATATAAAGCATCTTGCATGCTAAATAAGCTGAGGGAAACGTAAGCACTAACGCCAATAAATCCAAGCCAGAACAAGACATGCTGCATATAGATCACGCCAGGCCACTTTCCATTCAGCAGGACGTTCATGACCTTTTTTTCAAAAGATAACCTCAGGATCAAAATCAAAAAGACAAGGTTTAATAACAGGATCATTTGTTCATGGCGATTTGGTCAGTTCTGGTCGTTCGTTTATTTATTCTGTCGTTTATTGATATAAATCCTTTTCGACGGTCCTTATACTCATATTTAATTTCCGGGTGCAGCTATTTGCTGTCCGGGAAACAACCAAATATAAAACTTAGAATAGATGAGGGCTAATATCTCTATTTTTTCGGTGATCAGAAATACAGGACTTCTTTTTTTAGGAATGATCCTGGCCCTTGGAATTGCCCTTTTTTTTCCGGATCCTTCTTTTAGTCAGGAGAAAAAGCCGGATAAACTGATCAGGTTTTCCGCCTATGCGCAGTTCTGGGCAAGGTATACGATGATGAACCCAGGCAGCAGGATCAACGAAAGTCAGGTAGCGAATACTGCAGACCTGTCTCTAAGAAGATTCAGAGTGAAAGTGACTGCCAATCCAATGGATCACCTGATGTTTGTGGTTCAGGCAGGTACCACCAATCTGACCGCTTTATCCCACAATGAAAGCCCGGTTGAGCTGCTGGATGCCTATGGCGAATATCAGTTGAATAAGCAGCTGAGCCTTGGCGGCGGGCGTTCGAACTGGAAAGGGCTCACCAGATTTGCCTCAGGCCCAGGATCAACTTTGTTATATGACGTTCCATTCCTGATCCTTGGAAATGTGAACCGTACAGACCTTACCCTTCGAAACCTGAACCTATTTGCAAAGGGACAGCTTGGGTCATTAGATTACCGACTGATCCTAGCGAAACCTTATATCCCGGTAACGGCGAAACCCCAGGAAGGAATTGCTAACTTCAATAACCTGAAGGTAAAACCTAACCTCTCTGCTTATATAAAATGGCAGTTTTTTGAGAGAGAAAGTAATGTTTCTCCAATCTCTCCCGGAACTTACCTGGGCAAGAAAAAAGTGCTGGCAATAGGTATCGGTGCAGAATATCAAAAAGACCTGTTATGGAGCCTCAATTCTGGTGATACGGTTTTAAATAACATGAAAATTTTCAGCGCAGATGTCTTTTTTGATACGCCGCTGAATAAAGAAACCGGCACTTCGCTGAATATTTATGCTGCCGCATTTCTCCATGATTATGGACCTGGTTATATTCGCAACCTGGGAATAAACAATATGGCAAATGGTATGGAAAGTAAAATAGCTGCCTTTAATGGAGCCGGAAATGCCTACCCTGTGGTTGGAACAGGAAAAAGCCTGATTCTTCAATCGGGAATTACCCTGCCATATTTTAACCGCCGAACTAGAAAAACCCGGTTAATGCCCGCTTTTGGAATCCAATATTCCCGCTTCGACCGCTTATCGGATCCCATGTTCAGTTATGACCTCGGAT comes from the Pedobacter sp. FW305-3-2-15-E-R2A2 genome and includes:
- a CDS encoding LytTR family DNA-binding domain-containing protein codes for the protein MTAIKAIYVDDESPALELIRKYCDDLPEIELLACFLNPVEALNYSRLDEVELFILDIEMPGLSGTEMLALIPKGKLGIFITADPTHAAKAYDLDVIDYLVKPVFPERFLKAVQKAIDYRKLTDPEVEKEFLTFRSDYMLNKVPLNEIQWIEGFGEYLKVITRYKQYLVLQRFSDFIEKNVKLGFVRIHKSYIVQKTHILSHNSQFVVLKDGKQLPVGRTYKDALK
- a CDS encoding sensor histidine kinase; the protein is MILLLNLVFLILILRLSFEKKVMNVLLNGKWPGVIYMQHVLFWLGFIGVSAYVSLSLFSMQDALYRLLFMLVINIPLYLLCFKRLVPQYYQTKRYGEYVLYTAGVFVISSLIRILLEPELFDNGVAAEGKYIFMIYLTQLIIILVPSMQSISRYKLIVEQELVELLIRKKEADLELVKSKINPHFLFNTLNNIYSYSYATDSVSANLIKQLSLLMQYTTYEVEKKTIPIEREIQMITALATLYQLKSKNKLDMELDFEANELFSVVEIPPTIYLTLFENAVKYSVIGQDEKAYIRLKLSLKDAVAEFSISNSIADKKTTDHSPSYRGAGLQVLKMILDNQYGENYNLESMQKGVDYSTVLTIRI